A genomic segment from Irregularibacter muris encodes:
- a CDS encoding M1 family metallopeptidase translates to MAKRMIRNITLVLLMVFICIMGVQLHEGLLSHFWSPQSSNHLSQHGLHHYDLEARFVEKDNTLQVIQRTTYFNKHSKDFETIYFHLYPNAYGDKENLPFPSDEMEFAYPKGFEPGNIEIKNVKVQGKQVKYDVEGQQKTILKIDLPEVLKSQGEVTLYFEYEVKIPPSASRFGYGETTYNLGNWYPVAAVYDDEGWNLDPYYAIGDPFYSEVSNYKVSLTLPKEYQLATTGDIVNTQKTKGQKKEKTWTVQANGVRDFAWVMSKDFKILRDKAGDTDIHVYYGENQQGKKALEVAKDSIDIFNKSFGIYPYKQFSVVASDFYIGGMEYPNLVYIDKNVFAMDTTLMLEYIIAHETAHQWWYGIVGNNQVKEPWIDEALTEYSTILYFREKYGEEIGMRVFKTMVVDDYTRIKDKLPGKKEIIARSVDEFKDNREYSGLVYSKGAIMFYQLEKEIGKENMLSILQYYMGENQFTNVQGKDIKSITKAVTGKDYQKFFERWLGK, encoded by the coding sequence GTGGCAAAAAGAATGATCAGAAATATCACTTTAGTATTACTTATGGTTTTTATCTGCATCATGGGTGTGCAGCTTCATGAGGGTTTATTATCTCATTTTTGGAGCCCTCAAAGTAGTAATCATCTCTCCCAACATGGATTACATCATTATGATCTAGAGGCTAGATTTGTAGAGAAGGATAATACCCTGCAGGTAATACAAAGGACTACATATTTTAATAAACATTCCAAAGATTTTGAGACTATTTATTTTCATTTATATCCCAATGCCTATGGGGACAAAGAAAATCTTCCCTTCCCATCAGATGAAATGGAATTTGCTTATCCAAAGGGGTTTGAACCAGGCAATATAGAAATAAAAAATGTCAAGGTGCAAGGAAAGCAAGTCAAATATGATGTGGAAGGCCAACAAAAAACTATTCTCAAAATTGATTTACCAGAAGTATTAAAATCCCAAGGGGAAGTTACTCTTTATTTTGAATATGAAGTAAAGATTCCGCCTTCAGCTAGCAGATTTGGTTATGGAGAGACTACTTACAATCTGGGAAATTGGTATCCTGTTGCTGCTGTATATGATGATGAGGGATGGAATTTAGACCCCTATTATGCTATAGGAGACCCCTTTTACAGTGAAGTAAGCAATTATAAAGTTTCTTTAACCCTACCAAAGGAATATCAATTGGCTACCACAGGGGACATTGTAAATACACAAAAAACAAAGGGACAGAAGAAAGAAAAGACATGGACAGTTCAGGCCAATGGGGTAAGAGATTTTGCCTGGGTGATGAGCAAGGATTTTAAAATATTACGGGACAAAGCGGGAGATACAGATATTCACGTATATTATGGGGAAAATCAGCAGGGCAAGAAGGCTTTAGAGGTGGCAAAGGATTCTATTGATATTTTTAATAAAAGTTTTGGAATTTATCCCTACAAACAGTTTTCAGTAGTAGCCAGTGATTTCTACATTGGAGGAATGGAATACCCTAATTTGGTATATATAGATAAAAATGTTTTTGCTATGGATACTACCTTGATGTTGGAATATATCATCGCCCATGAAACTGCTCATCAATGGTGGTATGGTATAGTAGGGAATAATCAGGTGAAGGAGCCTTGGATAGATGAGGCCTTAACGGAGTATTCTACAATTTTATATTTCAGGGAGAAGTATGGAGAAGAAATAGGAATGCGGGTATTTAAAACCATGGTGGTCGATGATTACACTAGAATAAAGGATAAACTCCCAGGAAAGAAAGAAATTATTGCCAGAAGCGTTGATGAATTTAAAGACAATCGAGAATATTCTGGACTGGTCTATAGTAAAGGGGCTATAATGTTTTATCAGTTAGAAAAGGAGATTGGAAAGGAAAATATGCTTTCTATATTACAATATTATATGGGGGAAAATCAATTTACCAATGTACAGGGAAAAGATATAAAGAGTATTACCAAAGCGGTTACCGGCAAGGATTATCAGAAGTTTTTTGAACGATGGTTAGGGAAATAA